The window TAATCAGGCACTCCCGCCATCTATGATGGTAAAACCCACATCCTCATGCACAGCTACAGGTTTACGGCCAATCTGGGTCATCAGTAACTCGGCGGCACGTTTTCCCATATAGCCAAATCGTGCTTCTACCGTAGTGAGTTTCGGATAAATTGCCTTGGCGATTTCAAGTCCACCAAAACCACTGACACCGATATCATCACCAAATATCAATCCCCTGGATTGGATTTCCATCATGGCGCCAACTGCGAGTATATCGCTGGCTGCGTAAATGATATCGACCTTGTCGCCTTTAGCCAGTGCCTGCTCGGCGAGCGCCCTTCCTACTGCATAGCTTGTTCTTTCCTGTCCACCGGAAATGAGTACAGGTTCGCCTACCCCCATCTCTTTTACAGCTTTCTGCATCCCTTCCAGACGCATCCGCGCCCGGAGATCATGTTCCAGCCTGGTTCCGGCAAAGGCAAACTTTCTGTAACCTTTTTTGATAAGATGACAGGCGAGCTCATAGCCCGCCTGTCTATGATCGCAATCTACTGCGATATTGATAGGCTTATCCTGCTGACCGATGACCTGAGCC of the Desulfosediminicola ganghwensis genome contains:
- a CDS encoding LacI family DNA-binding transcriptional regulator, yielding MTTKLNRATILDVAKKAGVSHTTVSRVIRSPNKVSNTLTERVHAAMRALDYQPNIIAGALVSSYTPIVPVIMPQLGNAVFSDLIHEITDTLGANGYQVLLGSTFYSQDQEDKLIHTFLGWSPAGMILAGASLSEQAREWLTSANIPVAQVIGQQDKPINIAVDCDHRQAGYELACHLIKKGYRKFAFAGTRLEHDLRARMRLEGMQKAVKEMGVGEPVLISGGQERTSYAVGRALAEQALAKGDKVDIIYAASDILAVGAMMEIQSRGLIFGDDIGVSGFGGLEIAKAIYPKLTTVEARFGYMGKRAAELLMTQIGRKPVAVHEDVGFTIIDGGSA